A window of the Scophthalmus maximus strain ysfricsl-2021 chromosome 8, ASM2237912v1, whole genome shotgun sequence genome harbors these coding sequences:
- the lgsn gene encoding lengsin, whose amino-acid sequence MNDPEDFKESESRSKDQIDGTGMSLGNKKGVKVTGKHVPPVDWSRRGGGPSIIHSPTSRPIPPENPTVISIGPLPHRPPERVGDRRMDEPSAGEDWTGEDSSHTRASYGEKGVPRQTMEELKTILRDSPLLNIRPVRDDGKTGSPYTYLHGSSSSRSGRDESGRPDGRQEDGNPQRVFSTFKPQSEASRRGPRSRESTSIQPSNMDSSSSFRSDANTNRQPGVSGHSHASGGPWEETGASHSDNGNDTVEFSGNQRFIAAMEQIKQQIARENINFVRFEATDLHGVSRSKTVPVRFFHEKAVYGVPMPRSYLELTLSPKSNEVDNASAANFSSDILLIPDLSTFRVLPWAEQTARVICDPCTVTGSPLRTSPRLIAKQLLGQLQSLGFSLHSSFTYECCVLGAPDRIGPKTLLFPATTLLSNHDLPFSQQLVDSMYCMGADIDSIASASGPGQMEIILRPEFGIAAADSAFTFRTGIKEMARKHSYIASFFTDDGLYNAGVLSHSLWDANGRRSLFHSGEKAGELSEIGRKWLAGLLTHSAALSCLMSPGLGCRSHIAKTIKDPKRMLYATCGCNDNSSSFNIKFHGGRETHIDNKLGSAMANPYIVLAATVAAGLDGIRRNLNVESLNKAPSQQKEFAIPVKLDDALEALGDDHVIRSTLGEPFVQYFIAMKKFEIETQELDDERNKCLEYFI is encoded by the exons atgaatgaccCTGAGGATTTCAAG GAGAGCGAGAGTAGAAGCAAAGACCAAATCGACGGCACAGGGATGAGCCTGGGCAACAAGAAGGGAGTGAAGGTGACCGGGAAACATGTGCCTCCTGTGGATtggagcagaagaggaggaggtccgTCCATCATCCACTCTCCAACCAGCAGACCCATTCCTCCAGAAAACCCCACCGTGATCTCCATTGGCCCTTTGCCTCACAGGCCCCCAGAGCGAGTGGGCGATCGCCGGATGGACGAACCCTCTGCTGGGGAGGACTGGACCGGGGAGGATTCGTCTCACACCAGGGCGTCCTACGGTGAAAAGGGTGTCCCCAGGCAGAccatggaggagctgaagaccATCCTGAGAGACAGTCCCCTGCTAAACATCCGTCCGGTGAGAGACGACGGGAAGACAGGGAGTCCTTATACGTACCTGcatgggagcagcagcagcaggagtggTAGAGATGAGAGTGGAAGGCCCGACGGACGACAGGAAGATGGAAACCCCCAAAGGGTGTTCAGCACCTTCAAACCCCAGTCTGAGGCTTCCAGAAGGGGGCCCAGGTCCAGAGAGAGCACATCCATTCAGCCTTCCAACATGGATTCATCCAGCTCGTTCAGGTCTGATGCCAACACAAATAGGCAGCCGGGAGTCAGCGGACACTCACATGCGAGCGGTGGCCCCTGGGAAGAGACTGGAGCTTCTCATTCAG ATAACGGGAACGACACGGTCGAGTTCTCCGGTAACCAGAGGTTCATTGCAGCCATGGAGCAGATCAAGCAGCAGATCGCCCGAGAGAACATCAACTTTGTCCGCTTCGAGGCCACAGATCTCCACGGGGTGTCCAGGTCCAAGACAGTGCCTGTTCGCTTCTTCCAT GAGAAAGCCGTATACGGGGTTCCAATGCCGAGAAGTTACCTGGAGCTAACGCTGAGCCCCAAGAGCAACGAAGTGGACAACGCCAGCGCCGCCAACTTCAGCAGTGATATCCTTTTGATCCCCGACCTGTCGACCTTCAGGGTCCTACCCTGGGCCGAGCAGACGGCCCGGGTCATCTGTGACCCCTGCACAGTGACAGGAAGCCCCCTCCGCACTTCACCACGCCTCATCGCCAAGCAGCTCCTCGGCCAGCTCCAAAGCCTGGGGTTCTCCCTGCACTCCTCTTTCACCTACGAATGCTGTGTCCTGGGAGCGCCGGACCGGATCGGGCCGAAGACGCTCCTGTTCCCTGCTACCACCCTGCTGAGCAACCATGACCTGCCTTTCTCCCAGCAGCTGGTGGACAGCATGTACTGCATGGGCGCAGACATAGACAGCATTGCCTCTGCCAGTGGGCCCGGCCAGATGGAGATCATTCTGAGGCCAGAATTTGGGATAGCGGCTGCAGATAGCGCCTTCACCTTCCGCACCGGTATCAAAGAAATGGCACGGAAACACAGCTACATCGCCAGCTTCTTCACCGACGATGGGCTGTACAATGCAGGGGTGCTCTCCCACAGCTTGTGGGACGCTAATGGCCGACGTAGCCTCTTCCACAGTGGGGAGAAGGCAGGCGAGCTGTCTGAGATCGGCAGGAAATGGCTGGCCGGGCTCCTCACCCACTCTGCCGCCCTGAGCTGCCTGATGTCGCCCGGCCTCGGCTGCCGGAGCCACATCGCCAAGACGATCAAAGACCCCAAACGGATGCTGTACGCCACCTGTGGCTGCAACGATAACAGCAGCTCATTCAACATCAAATTCCACGGTGGGAGGGAGACGCACATTGACAACAAGCTGGGCTCGGCCATGGCCAACCCTTACATCGTGCTGGCCGCCACAGTGGCCGCCGGACTGGACGGCATCAGGCGCAACCTGAACGTCGAGAGCCTGAACAAGGCGCCCAGTCAGCAGAAGGAATTTGCCATTCCGGTGAAGCTCGACGATGCGCTGGAGGCGCTGGGGGACGACCACGTGATCCGCAGCACCCTCGGGGAGCCGTTTGTCCAGTATTTCATCGCCATGAAAAAGTTTGAGATTGAGACCCAAGAGCTGGATGACGAGAGGAACAAGTGCCTGGAGTATTTTATCTAG
- the LOC118313024 gene encoding uncharacterized protein LOC118313024 isoform X2, whose amino-acid sequence MDVFTDVDIFKELVGATLRGVAVYILLDESQVRSFLTMSHRVGVNIQDLKNIRIRTVQGQQYQCQSGVRFHGGLEQKFILVDCQTVLYGTYSFTWSYEKINLSMVLVVTGQLVSSYDEEFRRLYARSTAPTVLSWERPPAQHLRDTVALQSPNSSQLSLHQVHMTSRAMQGMRGGQDDPFNNPTTLARGLSVQDRLHQSHYPDMGKLVRGHSYGGELQKLNSMTRLRMGTKDIGLLERTGSNLMPTNRLSQQQIRHRTRYGPDQNLIPFNSETSLHRWKMDTYFNESDMPLDASRDALSPMTSPYSSNTGLNEQQSQMIHGRSRDIKSRLEEMRQKRLSLQEYANLRHSQECLRSMYPALDRPKFMSSLRNLDMKQNVLELEFHAQNGRNMESANQKTGEPNHEGDRQTMQTYDWLEPPSRTISASDLDMKLNDPSLKLSHLHSSSLSIHHPRAMESLIEIPEEKDGSNTLINSGCEETKGEKAVPTENPVKSSLPAESDHQDEARGSHGSIGKVANSSAAPKETKKSASSEAENTPKILNTSAGSQHATDGKSSKTEKRREEPTLQRKNSIKMKVQAMLSSDEKKASKKEEKSLQRKASLRSQTPSGSSQPLRADHSQATAAGQPTKKGQSPSTSRSQKTSSPTDTDRHKSAFPRLSPHRSSKRKTNLAAEQDRGSRSTLSDEGTTVFQARREKAYSRYEYLLTTESTVDKAMRTETMCPSDKDGGMTAWHGSHDPGYPMYQAQSGTEKKLGRFMQRVGNFIGKNK is encoded by the exons ATGGACGTCTTCACCGACGTGGACATTTTCAAGGAGCTGGTCGGCGCCACGCTGAGGGGGGTGGCGGTCTACATCCTCCTGGACGAGTCGCAGGTCAGGAGCTTCCTCACCATGTCGCACCGGGTCGGCGTCAACATCCAAGACCTCAAG AACATTCGAATCCGGACAGTTCAGGGGCAGCAGTACCAGTGTCAGTCTGGGGTCAGGTTTCATGGAGGTTTGGAGCAGAAGTTCATTCTGGTCGACTGCCAAACAGTTTTGTATGGAACTTACAG ctttaCATGGTCTTATGAGAAGATCAACCTCAGCATGGTCTTGGTGGTTACTGGTCAGCTGGTTTCCTCTTATGACGAAGAGTTTCGACGGCTGTACGCTCGCTCCACAGCTCCCACAGTTCTGTCCTGGGAGAGGCCACCTGCCCAGCACCTGAGAGACACTGTGGCCTTGCAGAGCCCAAACTCCAGCCAACTTTCCCTTCACCAAGTTCACATGACATCCAGAGCGATGCAAGGAATGAGGGGTGGTCAGGATGATCCGTTCAACAACCCCACCACACTCGCCAGGGGCCTCAGTGTGCAGGACAGGCTGCATCAGTCTCATTATCCTGACATGGGGAAGCTGGTGCGGGGGCACAGTTATGGCGGAGAACTGCAGAAGTTAAACTCCATGACTCGGCTGAGGATGGGGACCAAGGACATTGGACTCCTGGAGAGGACGGGATCGAACTTGATGCCAACAAACAGGTTGTCCCAGCAGCAGATTCGGCATCGCACTCGCTACGGCCCAGACCAGAATCTGATCCCGTTCAACTCTGAAACGTCACTGCACAGGTGGAAGATGGACACATACTTCAATGAGAGCGATATGCCTCTGGATGCATCACGGGATGCGTTATCCCCCATGACATCCCCATACAGCAGTAACACAGGCTTAAACGAGCAACAGTCACAGATGATTCACGGCAGGTCCAGGGACATTAAGTCCAGGTTGGAAGAAATGAGGCAGAAGAGGCTCAGTCTGCAGGAATATGCCAATCTCAGGCACAGCCAAGAGTGCCTGAGGTCTATGTATCCCGCCTTAGATAGACCTAAATTCATGTCTTCATTGAGAAATCTGGACATGAAGCAGAATGTGTTGGAATTAGAGTTCCATGCACAAAATGGTCGTAACATGGAATCAGCCAACCAGAAAACCGGTGAGCCAAACCATgaaggtgacagacagacaatgcaGACATACGACTGGCTGGAGCCTCCTTCCAGGACAATATCAGCTTCTGACTTGGATATGAAACTGAACGACCCATCGCTCAAACTCTCTCATTTGCACTCCAGCAGTCTCAGTATCCATCACCCGAGAGCGATGGAGTCGTTGATTGAGATCCCTGAAGAAAAAGATGGTTCAAATACGCTAATCAACAGCGGATGTGAGGAAACCAAAGGTGAAAAAGCTGTTCCAACGGAGAACCCTGTGAAATCAAGCCTGCCTGCAGAATCAGACCATCAGGATGAAGCCAGAGGAAGTCATGGTTCAATAGGTAAAGTGGCCAACAGTTCAGCTGctccaaaggaaacaaagaaatcaGCATCTAGTGAAGCAGAAAACACGCCAAAGATTTTAAACACATCTGCAGGATCTCAGCATGCGACAGATGGTAAGAGTAGTAAAACAGAAAAGCGGCGAGAGGAACCTACGCTTCAGAGGAAGAATTCCATTAAAATGAAAGTACAAGCGATGCTTTCATCAGACGAAAAGAAAGCATccaaaaaagaggagaagtCCCTCCAGAGAAAGGCCTCTTTGAGATCACAGACTCCCTCGGGATCAAGCCAACCCCTCAGGGCGGACCATTCACAGGCAACTGCTGCAGGGCAACCGACAAAGAAAGGTCAATCGCCGAGCACCTCCAGGTCGCAGAAGACTAGCAGTCCAACGGACACTGACAGGCATAAATCTGCGTTCCCAAGATTATCTCCCCATCGTTCAAGCAAAAGAAAGACGAACCTCGCGGCGGAGCAGGATCGAGGCTCGAGGAGCACTCTGAGCGACGAGGGGACAACGGTCTTTCAAGCCAGGAGGGAGAAAGCTTACAGCCGATACGAGTATTTGCTCACCACTGAAAGCACGGTAGACAAAGCGATGAGGACGGAAACCATGTGTCCCTCAGACAAAGACGGAGGCATGACGGCCTGGCATGGCAGCCATGACCCTGGCTACCCAATGTATCAGGCACAAAGTGGCACTGAAAAGAAACTGGGACGATTCATGCAGCGAGTAGGAAATTTCATAGGCAAGAATAAGTAG
- the LOC118313024 gene encoding protein FAM83B-like isoform X1, giving the protein MESSLSCLSSLKEDEQPVYVQPHYKESYRLAIYALLCGGREAYEEFLRAEQISHFLSEEEIVFVLENAELPVAEEDEPEGRRVADEVAPSTYFPTESDEEVPDLDLGWPEVTLEGTDTSISLLFHPPRENTPSVKEVVRKQIQEARQVVAIAMDVFTDVDIFKELVGATLRGVAVYILLDESQVRSFLTMSHRVGVNIQDLKNIRIRTVQGQQYQCQSGVRFHGGLEQKFILVDCQTVLYGTYSFTWSYEKINLSMVLVVTGQLVSSYDEEFRRLYARSTAPTVLSWERPPAQHLRDTVALQSPNSSQLSLHQVHMTSRAMQGMRGGQDDPFNNPTTLARGLSVQDRLHQSHYPDMGKLVRGHSYGGELQKLNSMTRLRMGTKDIGLLERTGSNLMPTNRLSQQQIRHRTRYGPDQNLIPFNSETSLHRWKMDTYFNESDMPLDASRDALSPMTSPYSSNTGLNEQQSQMIHGRSRDIKSRLEEMRQKRLSLQEYANLRHSQECLRSMYPALDRPKFMSSLRNLDMKQNVLELEFHAQNGRNMESANQKTGEPNHEGDRQTMQTYDWLEPPSRTISASDLDMKLNDPSLKLSHLHSSSLSIHHPRAMESLIEIPEEKDGSNTLINSGCEETKGEKAVPTENPVKSSLPAESDHQDEARGSHGSIGKVANSSAAPKETKKSASSEAENTPKILNTSAGSQHATDGKSSKTEKRREEPTLQRKNSIKMKVQAMLSSDEKKASKKEEKSLQRKASLRSQTPSGSSQPLRADHSQATAAGQPTKKGQSPSTSRSQKTSSPTDTDRHKSAFPRLSPHRSSKRKTNLAAEQDRGSRSTLSDEGTTVFQARREKAYSRYEYLLTTESTVDKAMRTETMCPSDKDGGMTAWHGSHDPGYPMYQAQSGTEKKLGRFMQRVGNFIGKNK; this is encoded by the exons ATGGAGTCCAGTCTGTCCTGCCTGTCTTCGCTGAAGGAGGACGAGCAACCGGTTTACGTCCAGCCACATTACAAGGAGTCCTACCGCCTGGCCATCTACGCCCTGCTCTGCGGCGGCAGGGAGGCCTACGAGGAGTTCCTGCGCGCCGAGCAGATCAGCCACTTCCTGTCGGAGGAGGAGATCGTCTTCGTGCTGGAAAATGCCGAGCTGCCCGTCGCCGAGGAGGACGAGCCGGAGGGGCGGCGGGTCGCGGACGAAGTCGCCCCCTCCACCTACTTCCCCACGGAGTCGGACGAGGAGGTGCCGGACCTGGACCTGGGCTGGCCCGAGGTCACGCTGGAGGGCACGGACACCAGCATCAGCCTGCTGTTCCACCCGCCCAGGGAGAACACGCCGAGCGTCAAGGAGGTGGTTCGCAAACAGATTCAGGAGGCGAGACAG GTCGTCGCCATAGCGATGGACGTCTTCACCGACGTGGACATTTTCAAGGAGCTGGTCGGCGCCACGCTGAGGGGGGTGGCGGTCTACATCCTCCTGGACGAGTCGCAGGTCAGGAGCTTCCTCACCATGTCGCACCGGGTCGGCGTCAACATCCAAGACCTCAAG AACATTCGAATCCGGACAGTTCAGGGGCAGCAGTACCAGTGTCAGTCTGGGGTCAGGTTTCATGGAGGTTTGGAGCAGAAGTTCATTCTGGTCGACTGCCAAACAGTTTTGTATGGAACTTACAG ctttaCATGGTCTTATGAGAAGATCAACCTCAGCATGGTCTTGGTGGTTACTGGTCAGCTGGTTTCCTCTTATGACGAAGAGTTTCGACGGCTGTACGCTCGCTCCACAGCTCCCACAGTTCTGTCCTGGGAGAGGCCACCTGCCCAGCACCTGAGAGACACTGTGGCCTTGCAGAGCCCAAACTCCAGCCAACTTTCCCTTCACCAAGTTCACATGACATCCAGAGCGATGCAAGGAATGAGGGGTGGTCAGGATGATCCGTTCAACAACCCCACCACACTCGCCAGGGGCCTCAGTGTGCAGGACAGGCTGCATCAGTCTCATTATCCTGACATGGGGAAGCTGGTGCGGGGGCACAGTTATGGCGGAGAACTGCAGAAGTTAAACTCCATGACTCGGCTGAGGATGGGGACCAAGGACATTGGACTCCTGGAGAGGACGGGATCGAACTTGATGCCAACAAACAGGTTGTCCCAGCAGCAGATTCGGCATCGCACTCGCTACGGCCCAGACCAGAATCTGATCCCGTTCAACTCTGAAACGTCACTGCACAGGTGGAAGATGGACACATACTTCAATGAGAGCGATATGCCTCTGGATGCATCACGGGATGCGTTATCCCCCATGACATCCCCATACAGCAGTAACACAGGCTTAAACGAGCAACAGTCACAGATGATTCACGGCAGGTCCAGGGACATTAAGTCCAGGTTGGAAGAAATGAGGCAGAAGAGGCTCAGTCTGCAGGAATATGCCAATCTCAGGCACAGCCAAGAGTGCCTGAGGTCTATGTATCCCGCCTTAGATAGACCTAAATTCATGTCTTCATTGAGAAATCTGGACATGAAGCAGAATGTGTTGGAATTAGAGTTCCATGCACAAAATGGTCGTAACATGGAATCAGCCAACCAGAAAACCGGTGAGCCAAACCATgaaggtgacagacagacaatgcaGACATACGACTGGCTGGAGCCTCCTTCCAGGACAATATCAGCTTCTGACTTGGATATGAAACTGAACGACCCATCGCTCAAACTCTCTCATTTGCACTCCAGCAGTCTCAGTATCCATCACCCGAGAGCGATGGAGTCGTTGATTGAGATCCCTGAAGAAAAAGATGGTTCAAATACGCTAATCAACAGCGGATGTGAGGAAACCAAAGGTGAAAAAGCTGTTCCAACGGAGAACCCTGTGAAATCAAGCCTGCCTGCAGAATCAGACCATCAGGATGAAGCCAGAGGAAGTCATGGTTCAATAGGTAAAGTGGCCAACAGTTCAGCTGctccaaaggaaacaaagaaatcaGCATCTAGTGAAGCAGAAAACACGCCAAAGATTTTAAACACATCTGCAGGATCTCAGCATGCGACAGATGGTAAGAGTAGTAAAACAGAAAAGCGGCGAGAGGAACCTACGCTTCAGAGGAAGAATTCCATTAAAATGAAAGTACAAGCGATGCTTTCATCAGACGAAAAGAAAGCATccaaaaaagaggagaagtCCCTCCAGAGAAAGGCCTCTTTGAGATCACAGACTCCCTCGGGATCAAGCCAACCCCTCAGGGCGGACCATTCACAGGCAACTGCTGCAGGGCAACCGACAAAGAAAGGTCAATCGCCGAGCACCTCCAGGTCGCAGAAGACTAGCAGTCCAACGGACACTGACAGGCATAAATCTGCGTTCCCAAGATTATCTCCCCATCGTTCAAGCAAAAGAAAGACGAACCTCGCGGCGGAGCAGGATCGAGGCTCGAGGAGCACTCTGAGCGACGAGGGGACAACGGTCTTTCAAGCCAGGAGGGAGAAAGCTTACAGCCGATACGAGTATTTGCTCACCACTGAAAGCACGGTAGACAAAGCGATGAGGACGGAAACCATGTGTCCCTCAGACAAAGACGGAGGCATGACGGCCTGGCATGGCAGCCATGACCCTGGCTACCCAATGTATCAGGCACAAAGTGGCACTGAAAAGAAACTGGGACGATTCATGCAGCGAGTAGGAAATTTCATAGGCAAGAATAAGTAG